Within Sorghum bicolor cultivar BTx623 chromosome 2, Sorghum_bicolor_NCBIv3, whole genome shotgun sequence, the genomic segment AATatttaaattatatatatatatatatatgatttcgacatccaatcatatatTATTCGATAGGTTGACATTATTCGTATTTGAATTTGAATTCGActagaaatataaaaacaaatatgataataTTGATATCTGTTCGTATCaatcgatccgttttcatccctaaatgcaatgtaatgagaggacgacgaggaagacGAGATGACAAGGGGGAGAAAAGGGTAGAAGCCGTACAGAGTAAGGAATCAGAGCAGAGAGGACATGAGGACAAGGATTTATGGCGTTGGCACCTGCCATTTCTTTCGGAGCAATTGCGCTCCGCATTTTCAATGTTTTCGTCAAAAAAATTGTAAATTTTTTAGGTTTCTCGTTATATTGAATCTTACGACATATGTATTAtataagcactaaatatagaaaaataactaattacatagaaaAAAATAACATATATTTCTCCGATGTATGTAATCCATAGAAATTATTTACaactttttctaaaaaaattggcACATATTTGTATTATCCACAAATTATACCACTATGTTCAATAAATTATACTAAGGAAATCATTATAAATATAGTAACAAGTCAGTGTAAATATAACTAGAAGATAGTGTAAGTGCATGGAAAAAATTCAGTTCATAGGAGAGGGGCCAAAACAACTAAATGTCACTTAGACATACCTTTTTTTATGTATACATTTGCTGTTATTTTTCTGAGCTAAAACCAATTTGGTAAGATTTTTTAACAGAAAACCGGACTTGTGAATTTTGAATATATTTgcaattttttctaaaaaaaattgacaCATATTTGTATTACCCCTACCACTGTGTTCAATAAATTATACTGAATAAATCATTATAAATATAGTTACAAATCAGTGTAAATATAGTTAGAAGGCATTGTAAGTGCATGGAAAAAATTAGTGGCCAAAACAACTTAATGTCACCTAGACAtatccttatatatatatatacacacacatttgCTGCTTTATTTTTCTGAGCTAAAACCAATGTGCTAAGATTTTTAACAGTAAACTGGACTTTTGAATTCTGAATAATCTATCTATTTGAAAAATATACGGACATTTTTTTGGGTGGGTGACTACTTGTAGTCTGATTTACCCGTCCGAACTGCCAATATGATCGAATTTACGCTCTCTAGGAACACCATTGAAAAAAAGTAAACAAAGGGGTTTAAAAATCTGATTTTATAGATGTGGGAAAATCAAACAGTTTGTGAGTTGAGGGAGATCGAATGATATTTTTTTTCCTGATGAGTACGTCAGACGAGATGAGCGTTTGGGTCTTCACGGCTTCTACTAGTActactctttctctctctcgcttgaacttatctgtgtcattcaacagtatttttctctcataacaaatcaatgaacagtactttcagtcaATCATCCAAACAAACAGGCTACGAAACACATGCAGATTGGAATTTAGAACATGCAGCTTGCCCTTCCTGACAGTTCATCACAAAATATTTACCAGGACTGGTGGTACCAGGTTGAGAACTGAAATTCAACACCTACAGCAAGCATAAACAAGAGCTGCTTCATTCAACCCTTAGTGCGGTTCCACGTACAACTGACTCACTGAGCCATCAACTTTCAAAGCTTTTAGTAAAACATCTGAGTTACATATGACAATACCTGCCAAAAGTTGTTCTTCATATATTGTATTCATTCAGTATTGgactaaactaaaaaaattaaacTCTTCATGTTTCCAACCGTATGCCCAAGAAATCTCGAATTGCTGCTCGGCAGTGTTAGAATTTATAAGAATAGTTTCTCTAAATTCATACGAAGAAATTCTAATAAACCTCAAAAGCTCAATACTTGTTctctaatgggctttaatatttAAACCCATAAGTAGAGGAGGAAGGTGCAGCATTTATTTAGTGCCATATTGCTAATTGATGTGGAAGTAGAAAgttttccatatatatatatatatatatatatataaactactATTGGAAGTTTCAGTTGGAAAATTCTAAGGTAGTAAATTAGTATTTTCTTCTTCTCGCTACTACTCGGAACCCTCGCTCTTGTGATCCTGCACTAGAAGAGGACGACTACGGTTTTTGGGAAGCGCTCTTCGCGTGACTAGTCCCAACTTCTACTACGGGTCGTCTGCCATCCAACAACGTTTCCACCGGTATCTTCATGACCTATGTCAGCATCTCTCTCTACATTCGAAGGTACACACCTCATGATCTAATGTCTCGATTGATGCTGTTTAATCCAACTGGTGTACGAGCTATGCTTACACTAGTAGTTATTTTTATGCTATTGTTAAATCATGCTAGTAATCTGGAAATTGCCTAATTATTCAACAGGCAACTTCATGTTTCCAACTGTATGCCCAAGAAATATCTCAAATTGCTGCTCGGCAACCCTCTTTCAAGACATGAAACCAAAACTGAACATCACATGAGTTTTAGTTCAGTGTAACTGCGACAAATGTAACTGAAACATGCCCAACATAAGTACATAACAGACGATATCTCAGGTACAATTTTTTAATGATAGGTTCAGGTTAATTCGAGAAAGACAACATCGATTGATCGTAACCTTCAGACTTTTCTGCTAAACTACGGTAAGAACCTTTTTATAGTAGCAGCTCTGAAATAAACCAACAATAGCAgactcaagatgatggattcgTACAATTTAAAGGTCTCCTATTCAACGGTGCCTCATGCATCAGTGAACCATTGCTAGATATGACAACCTATAGCGTTCTGAAAAGAGAACATGTGCAAAATTCATGACCAACTGATTCCAAAGGCTTACACAGAGCACCAGATATGAGTTTCAGATATACCACAACTAAGTAAAATAATTATCTTTCAAAAAGGAAATCTGAAACAAAGTAACATAATAATATTAGATCATCAAACTTGAATGCATATTTAGCAATTCTATAACTGTGTGGTCTGTAACAACTCAAATCTCAAAGCACAAATAAAGGATGGTTTTCCAATGACAAGTATACAGTTTGCTCTATCGCATAAAAATAATTACAGCATGCCTAATTTTTACAAATCAGAAAGGATTAACTGAGTAAACATATGGGTATGTAGGTTAACAGATATGCGAGGACTAGTTCAGCACTGGAGGCCCACAATCTCAAAATTCAATATGCCAACATCTGTGCCCACAGATATGACACCGACAATCTCAGAACCACTCACATATGGTTTGTTAACAGGTTTGGCCATCAGGGCATCACTGTCTCCAGATAGATGACCCTGACCTGCACCCATGCTGCAAACCCCTCTGTATTGAATAAAGGCCAGAATGCAGCCTACATCATGATACATCTCATGTCTTTTTGAGATATAGACATCAAAATTTTCCACCAATTTTTGTATACTAGAAAAACATTTGAAGTCCATACCTGTTAAAGATGTTCTTGCATCTAATCACAATAACAACCACTTCCTGCTGAAACTACATTATAGCTAGAATAACTTTGTATTTCCAGAGTCTGCCAGTGCTGCTTGATATGAAAGTAACTCTGAATCTCATTGATTTCTTGCTGAAACTACATTATAGCTAGAATAACTTTGTATTTCCAGTAGTATGTTCGAAAAAGTCTTCCAGTGCTGCTTGATATGAAATTAACTCTGAATCTCATTGATTTACTGCTGAAACTATATTATAGCTAGAATAACTTTGTATTTCCAGCAGTATGTTCTAGAAAGTCTGCCAGTGCTGCATGATATGAAAGTAACTCTGAATCTCATTGATTTCCTGCTGAAACTACATTATAGATAGAATAACTTTGTATTTCCAGTAGTATGTTCTAAAAAGTCTGCCCATACTTGATATGAAAGTAACTCTGAATCCCATTGAATCATGCATAAAGCAaacagtaaatgaaatatggctgACAGGCTGAGTGGCTGACACGTTACACTAAGATACTATTTCTCATCTATATAACAGGATGAATTCAACCACCACCACAACTGATCATGATCATATTGACTTGCGCATCATCTGTACTTAAATTGCTCAGTAGAAGATATACTTCTTAACAGTACCAGATTTGACAGACAACAGCAGCATACTCAAGATGATGGGTCGTCTATTCTGCAAGATCTTACTTCAAAGTGGCACATCAGAGAACAGTAGATCCTCCTAGGTGAGACAATCTAGAATGATCTGAAAAATAACATGAACAACAATCATAAGCAAATTCTGAATCATAATTTACACTTTCATGAGCTATGTGCTATAATAATTTCAAAGATTTAAGCATAGTAAAATCTAGGTAGATGCTTCATATTTGAGAGAAATTAAAAGTAACTTAACAGCATGATAATACTAGATCAACAGATTTGTATGCGTATCTAACACTGCCACTAATACAATGACATGGTGTTTAACAAGCCGAACCAAAGAACCAAGATTAGTTTTGGCTTTTGAGTGTCATATATTCTATTTGCTATAATGCTTACACTGCAGCTAGTAGTCACTCACAAGCCAGAACCAACAAAGCCATATGGAAGGTGACAAAGAAGTCCAAAACAAAATAGGCGCTAGCATAATACCAGGAGTGTAGAAGGCCATGTAGGGTAGGACACTTGAAAGATAATCAGGCTCGTGACGTTTCGTCACTCGCCCTGACTTGAGCTCCATCATGAATAATCCAACAAGTGTTCTGACGAAGATAACGTCCACACCCTCTGCGAAGccaaccacatatgctccaTCACTCGGATTTGCCATGGGCATCATTGTGTCCAGATCAATGACCCTGCACTGTACCCATTCTGCATTTTCCTCTGAACTCGCCCTTCTTGACCACAAATAAAGACTGGAATGCTTAATCTCAGCGATCCCAAGAGAAGAGTCCTCCATCACCATGAGGGTAACCCGATTGCTGTACACTACCGATGGCGGGGGATTAGCCAGAGACAAGCTATTCTTCCCCCAGTCATACTTGATAATTCCAGTATTCAAGTATAGCATGAAGTAGATTCCATCTCCGATAAGGGCACCACGCCCGTAGAGTCCACGAATGCCTTGCAATGTGGCTGCCTCGCTCCATGCGCCTATCTCTGACGAATAAAATGTTGCTGACATTGTAGCAGTTGAGCCGTCTCTGATCATCAAGACCACACAGAAGGGATCGCCATGGCAGTCAAGGTGTCTGCAGTCAGCAGCAGCGCTGCAAATGTGGCCGATCCCAGCGTACCTGATTTTCGGCTGGGGTAGGTGACAGCGGACGCCCGTAACAGGGTCAAGGACAAGGTAACACATACGCCAGTCTTGAACCATGCCGATGAGgacgcggccatggcggcagtCGAGGGGCAGCTCACCGCAGGTGTCGGGCGCCGGAAAAGGGAACGCGGGCACTACTCTGGTGGGGACGAGGCGGAAAAACCAGCTTCTGTCGATTTTCTGGTCCGCGTCAATAAGGCCGAGGAGAGGAGGGGTTCCGTGGAAGGCGCGGTAGCGGCCGAGGAAGCCGGGGTCGGAGATGGTGCGGAGCCATGGCTTGCAGACGAGGGCGGCGCGGAAGAGGCA encodes:
- the LOC8059910 gene encoding uncharacterized protein LOC8059910, producing MAPPPRELVSDIISEILLRLPPDEPECLFRAALVCKPWLRTISDPGFLGRYRAFHGTPPLLGLIDADQKIDRSWFFRLVPTRVVPAFPFPAPDTCGELPLDCRHGRVLIGMVQDWRMCYLVLDPVTGVRCHLPQPKIRYAGIGHICSAAADCRHLDCHGDPFCVVLMIRDGSTATMSATFYSSEIGAWSEAATLQGIRGLYGRGALIGDGIYFMLYLNTGIIKYDWGKNSLSLANPPPSVVYSNRVTLMVMEDSSLGIAEIKHSSLYLWSRRASSEENAEWVQCRVIDLDTMMPMANPSDGAYVVGFAEGVDVIFVRTLVGLFMMELKSGRVTKRHEPDYLSSVLPYMAFYTPDHSRLSHLGGSTVL